A stretch of Suncus etruscus isolate mSunEtr1 chromosome 9, mSunEtr1.pri.cur, whole genome shotgun sequence DNA encodes these proteins:
- the LOC126017809 gene encoding olfactory receptor 9G1-like: protein MERSNHTVTEFILLGFTTDPTMQLVLFALFLGVYSMTVLGNTTLIVLICNDSRLHTPMYFFIGNLSFLDLWYSSVYTPKILVTCISEDKSISFAGCLCQFFFSGGLAYSECYLLTAMAYDRYVAISKPLVYSQAMPIKLCAFLVVSSYLGGFINCSIITKKIFSLNYCNGNVIEDFFCDLLPLVKLACGKIGNYQGLMYFLLASNVMTPIALILASYVFIIATILRIRNTQSRLKAFSTCSSHLISVTLYYGSILYIYARPRSNYSVGSDKIVSTFYTVVFPMLNPMIYSLRNKDVKEALKKLLK, encoded by the coding sequence ATGGAGAGGAGCAATCACACAGTCACAGAATTCATCTTGTTGGGGTTCACAACAGACCCCACCATGCAATTGGTCCTGTTTGCACTATTCCTTGGAGTCTACTCTATGACCGTCCTAGGAAATACCACCCTTATAGTGCTGATCTGTAATGATTCCAGGTTGCACACTCCCATGTATTTTTTCATTGGCAATCTCTCTTTTCTGGATCTCTGGTATTCCTCTGTCTATACCCCAAAGATCCTAGTAACTTGCATCTCTGAGGACAAAAGCATCTCTTTTGCTGGCTGTTTATGTCAGTTCTTCTTTTCTGGTGGGCTGGCCTACAGTGAGTGCTACCTGTTGACTGCTATGGCTtatgaccgctatgtggccatctCTAAGCCCCTGGTTTATTCTCAGGCTATGCCTATTAAGTTGTGTGCATTTTTGGTAGTTTCCTCATACCTCGGTGGGTTTATCAACTGTTCCATCATTACCAAAAAAATTTTCTCCTTGAACTACTGTAACGGCAATGTTATTGAAGACTTTTTCTGTGATCTGCTTCCCCTGGTTAAGTTGGCTTGTGGCAAAATAGGTAACTATCAGGGTTTAATGTACTTCCTCCTGGCCTCCAATGTCATGACCCCCATTGCACTCATCCTGGCTTCCTATGTCTTCATCATTGCCACCATCTTGAGGATTCGCAACACCCAGAGTCGCCTCAAGGCCTTCTCCACTTGCTCCTCCCACTTGATCTCTGTCACCTTGTACTATGGTTCCATTCTCTACATCTATGCGCGTCCCCGCTCTAACTATTCTGTGGGTTCAGACAAGATTGTTTCCACCTTTTATACTGTGGTGTTCCCCATGCTGAACCCCATGATTTATAGTCTGAGGAATAAGGATGTGAAAGAGGCTCTTAAAAAACTCCTCAAGTAA